The following coding sequences are from one Ornithodoros turicata isolate Travis chromosome 1, ASM3712646v1, whole genome shotgun sequence window:
- the LOC135386421 gene encoding uncharacterized protein LOC135386421 — protein sequence MPLVVNNDHVSGSHAGVPEDKEQPRVNFRPPVSLSTWIAVWIARFGVHSTVTTDRGSQLEAHLFAALLALLGTTRIRTTSYRPSANGLVEGFHRQLKAAIMAHETLNHWATVLPVVLLGIRGTLKPDIACSPAELVYDTTLRLPAGFFEPSTAPATDPRSLLHDLHQTFAGLRRTPTRASSSRMPYVLQQLATAMHVFLHSGAVRKSLQQQPYSGPHPVLRRGDKFYAISINGKPDNVSVDRLKPAFTELSRLEAALLFTAHPEPSPSAYPSHTVSNVMTLEPPWKDWTTVL from the exons atgccgctggtcgtcAATAATG ATCACGTGTCCGGTTCGCACGCGGGTGTGCCGGAAGACAAGGAACAGCCACGAGTGAACTTTCGCCCTCCCGTCTCCTTGTCTACCTGGATAGCAGTGTGGATTGCACGATTTGGCGTGCACTCCACAGTCACCACTGACCGTGGTTCCCAGTTAGAGGCGCACCTCTTCGCTGCATTACTTGCACTTCTCGGTACGACTCGCATCCGGACCACATCCTATCGTCCGTCCGCTAATGGGTTGGTGGAGGGCTTCCACCGCCAGCTCAAGGCTGCCATCATGGCGCACGAGACCCTAAACCACTGGGCTACCGTTCTGCCTGTTGTCCTGCTCGGCATACGTGGCACGCTTAAGCCAGACATCGCGTGCAGTCCTGCTGAGTTGGTCTACGACACAACTCTGAGGCTTCCAGCAGGTTTCTTTGAGCCGTCCACCGCTCCTGCCACCGACCCCAGAAGTTTGCTGCATGACCTCCATCAAACATTCGCTGGGCTACGGCGTACTCCAACACGGGCTAGCTCCTCCCGAATGCCCTACGTTCTGCAGCAACTGGCCACCGCCATGCACGTTTTCCTCCACAGCGGCGCAGTCCGAAAGTCGCTGCAGCAGCAGCCTTATTCTGGCCCTCATCCTGTGTTACGCCGCGGTGACAAGTTTTACGCCATCTCTATCAACGGCAAGCCCGACAACGTCAGCGTTGACAGGCTGAAGCCCGCCTTTACAGAGCTCTCTCGCCTTGAAGCTGCTTTGCTCTTCACCGCACATCCGGAGCCATCCCCTTCAGCATACCCAAGCC ATACAGTGTCCAACGTAATGACCTTAGAGCCGCCTTGGAAAGActggaccaccgtcctctag